In one window of Dokdonia sp. PRO95 DNA:
- a CDS encoding long-chain fatty acid--CoA ligase: MEITRLFDFPYYQLEKFNLSDALNTKKNGVWVATSTQEYIDQANAISRGLLRLGVKSNDKIAVISMTNRTEWNICDIGILQLGAQNVPIYPTISEEDYAYVLNHSESKYVFVSCNEVRDKVLAIKDKVPSLIEVYSFDEINDCKNWSEVLELGKDTSNQSEVDALKAAVTTKDLATLIYTSGTTGRPKGVMLSHENIVSNALASAYRLPLAETGTRALSFLPVCHIYERMLMYLYQYKGVSIFFAESLETISDNLKEVKPQVMTAVPRLLEKVYDKIIAKGAALTGIKKKLFFWAVEVGLKYEPYGQNGWWYEKQLALARKLIFSKWKEGLGGNLDLIASGSAALQPRLARIFNAAEMGIMEGYGLTETSPVCSVNDMRDGGFRIGTVGKLLPGVEVKIAEDGEVLVKGPNVMIGYYKDEAKTAEVLNNGYFHTGDIGHIDEDGFLKITDRKKEMFKTSGGKYVAPQLLENRFKQSRFIEQIMVIGEGQKMPAALIQPNFEFLEEWAKMKNISYSNLDELLASERVQDRYQQEVNEANETFAKWEKIKTFRLTHDAWTVEGGHLTPTMKLKRKIIRENYIHLYNDIYDL; encoded by the coding sequence GGACTATTACGACTAGGTGTGAAGTCTAATGATAAAATTGCTGTCATTTCTATGACAAATCGTACAGAGTGGAATATTTGTGATATCGGAATTTTACAACTAGGAGCTCAAAACGTACCAATTTATCCTACCATTTCAGAAGAGGATTATGCTTATGTACTCAATCACTCTGAGTCTAAGTATGTATTTGTATCGTGTAATGAGGTGCGTGATAAAGTATTGGCAATTAAAGACAAAGTACCTTCTCTTATTGAGGTATACTCTTTTGACGAAATTAATGACTGTAAAAATTGGTCTGAGGTTTTAGAATTAGGAAAAGACACTTCTAATCAGTCTGAGGTAGATGCGCTTAAAGCTGCCGTAACAACTAAGGATCTCGCAACGCTTATATATACTTCAGGTACAACTGGACGTCCTAAGGGAGTAATGCTTTCTCACGAAAACATCGTGAGTAATGCACTCGCTAGTGCATATCGCCTGCCCCTTGCCGAGACAGGTACTAGGGCCTTGAGTTTTTTACCTGTTTGTCATATCTATGAACGTATGTTGATGTATTTATATCAATATAAAGGTGTATCCATTTTCTTTGCAGAATCTTTGGAGACTATTAGTGATAACTTAAAGGAGGTAAAACCTCAAGTTATGACAGCAGTACCTAGACTACTTGAAAAGGTTTATGATAAGATTATTGCAAAAGGTGCAGCTCTTACTGGAATTAAGAAGAAGTTATTTTTCTGGGCTGTAGAGGTTGGACTTAAATATGAACCATATGGTCAGAATGGCTGGTGGTATGAAAAACAACTTGCCCTTGCTCGTAAACTTATATTTTCAAAGTGGAAAGAAGGTTTAGGTGGAAACCTTGACCTTATTGCTTCTGGAAGCGCTGCATTACAGCCAAGACTAGCGAGAATTTTTAATGCTGCCGAAATGGGAATCATGGAAGGTTATGGACTTACGGAGACCTCTCCTGTATGTTCTGTAAACGATATGCGTGATGGTGGTTTTAGAATAGGAACCGTAGGTAAATTACTACCAGGCGTTGAAGTTAAAATCGCAGAGGATGGTGAAGTTCTTGTAAAAGGGCCTAACGTTATGATAGGTTATTATAAAGATGAAGCAAAAACTGCCGAAGTATTAAATAACGGCTATTTCCATACTGGTGATATAGGACACATTGATGAGGATGGATTCTTAAAAATCACAGATCGTAAAAAAGAGATGTTTAAAACCTCCGGAGGTAAATACGTCGCTCCTCAACTTCTAGAAAATAGATTTAAACAATCACGATTTATAGAGCAAATCATGGTGATAGGAGAAGGCCAAAAAATGCCTGCTGCTTTAATCCAGCCTAATTTTGAATTTTTAGAAGAATGGGCAAAGATGAAAAACATAAGCTATTCTAACTTAGATGAGCTTCTTGCATCAGAGCGTGTTCAAGATCGCTACCAGCAGGAAGTAAACGAGGCAAATGAGACATTTGCTAAGTGGGAAAAAATTAAAACCTTCCGTCTTACGCATGATGCTTGGACAGTAGAAGGTGGTCACCTCACTCCTACCATGAAGCTTAAACGTAAAATCATTAGAGAGAATTACATTCACCTCTATAATGACATTTACGACTTATAA